The nucleotide sequence CTTCGTCCCTAATTTATAGAATCCCTCCATTCCTTCAAGATTGAGCTCATATaaatcttctacaggaagcctttcacTCTAGCCAGTAGCATCCTCTCCAACCATCTCctatttttgtatatacttacttatatgtatacatattatatatgtgtatatatatatgtatacacacacacacacacacacacctatatatgcatacacacaatCACAgatgtctcccttttcccctccccttgaGAGTCTTTTTTTTGGTCTATATAATCTCAGCAACTAGTACAAGTACTTGGCACTTAAATGCTTGATTTATTGAAAGACTTTGGTCAACTAATGTAATTAACTTCTTGAATCTCGgtttctttaattgtaaaatgacGGGTTGGACTTGATCTTTAAGGTACTTTTCCAGCTTTAATTGCGAAATGTGGAGACACGGGTGAAGAGACCAGTCGaaagtcacacagttggtaagtagTTGTCAGGATACAAACTCAGATCCTCTCTTGGCATCAGCATTCTTCTCCAGAGATCCATGCTCCCAGTACCGCTCAAAGTGGCTGGTGAATGAATTTGCCATCCACAAACTATTCAGTAGGGTTCACCGTGGACGGATGGAGTAAATAAGAAGACAAGGACTATGAGAACACTTGGTGGGTGTGCGAATATCTTTGAATGCAATGGAGGTGGTGTAGACTAGAGGAGCGAAATCCATTGGGCTGTACTACTTTGGAAATAAAGGATATGGGAAAACTTTGAGAATTATAGTCTTCATTGCAAGCCGCCGGGGGCAAAGGGTAGAAGGCTGAAATCTAATTGGATGCACTACTTCAGAGTCATTCAGTTTCTCAAGGCATCTACGGATAAGGCAAAATAGGCGGGGATTGGGGGTGGAGTGTGGATATACTGCTCAGGTTCCATTGAGGGAGATACCATTGCGAAAAGATAGGGGATGTACGACCCAGGGATGTACCATTCGGGGATAGTGGAGCGACTACGCATTCTGGGTATGTACCACTTAGTCGCTCTTGGGACGACGTGGAGAATGAAGAGGGAGATCAGCAGACATACATTATTTAGAGGACATGGTGAATAATTCAGCAGGAGGTCCAAGTGACATCCAGAATGATTTGGATCATTCCGATTTGGTAAGAGAGGGAAAGGTGGAAGAAGATTCTGGCAGAGTGCGCAGTCTCAATACCGTGCTACCGAGCTATGCCCCGGAAGTACTTCCTGGGACCCCGCCTCCAGCTGCTCTTAGCCGTGCGTGGTGAACCActgcttccttttccctttcgCCGCCGTACCGTCTTCCCTCGGTAGGGATTTTCTCTGCTCTCCCGAAAGACGTCTGTTCTCCTGAGGTAATTTTTGGGTTCCAGGGCCGGGGTTCGGTGTCCAAAGGTGGGTTGCAGGCGCCGACCAAGCTTCCAGGCTGGTCCGCAGTGTCGGGGCGGGTCAGAAGCAGCCCTCGTGGTCGGTCTGAGAAGGAAGGAGTGCGGGAGGGAGGCTCCGAGCCTGGATCACTGCTCACTCCCCAGCTATGGGCCTTTGCTTTCCGCAGGTTCCTCAACTTCCAACATGCAGAACGACGCCGGCGAGTTCGTGGATCTGTACGTGCCGCGGAAATGGTAAGCAAGGGCCACTCGCGCGGCACCCCCCCGCCCCCAGTCTTCGACCCTGGCCATTAAGCCAGGAAAGACATTTACTACACGCACCTCAACCTTCCCCCTCCCTCGTCCCTTCTGTTGAGCTTCCATGACTCGAATCTTTTCTCCCCGTAGCTCTGCGAGCAACAGGATCATCGGAGCAAAGGATCACGCGTCCATTCAGATGAACGTGGCCGAGGTGGGTGCTACCTGGGCCTCGACCAGTCAGGCCAAACTCAGTTCAGGAACATGGAACTGTAAAACCTCATACGGAGGGACTAGTGGGGGAATTTGAGACcggaatagtaataataataacaatcctCAATATAacacattaaggtttgcaaatcgcATTATATGTTGtttgagcctttttttttcctttgtggccAGATAGAAATGATTAGATTTTATTCTCATCTTTGAAACTGAGTTTCTTTACATTTTTGTTCTTGATGGATGATGAGAAGTGGGGTTTTATTCATGAGCGTGGAGgtagttgaaaaaaattttttttaacctggtaTGATGCTAATTGTCTTTCTTTGTTAAGCAGTAATACTAACTTTGCTTAGAAACTCAAAACGGAACTGCAACAAATCCTGTGTACAAATGTTTGGGTATACTTTTTTCAAATATTAGATGATGTGTTTTTTCCATAGACAATTTATAAAAGTGTTTTTCCAATTGGAAAGtgaaccttaatttttttcttttaggttgATAAGGTCACTGGCAGATTCAATGGCCAATTTAAAACATATGCAATTTGTGGAGCAATTCGTAGAATGGTGAGTGGTTGTTCTCTTAAAAAGGTGACAAAATTAAGAACAGCATTAGTAAGCCGGTGAAAATGGAGAATAAGGTTTGAGTGCTACTTGAATTTGAATGGTGGGACCTCAAGGTCTACAGTCATTCTGTCTacttatattttgtcaaaatataGAGTCAGTAGCTGTTCTACTTTCTTGATAAAAAGACTTAAGGGGTGGatatatggaagtatattttagcttgaaataaagaaaaatttgcaTGACAATTTCaatgtccaaaagtagaatgaagaGCAAGAACTTTTTAAGCAAATTACATGGTGGAACTTTATAGAGAAGATTCCTAGTTAGTTACAATTTGGATTAGTTGCCATTGGATTGGATTAAATCTTGGTATTTTTAACCCAAAAAAGCACAAAGCTACTTAATCTGCAACTCTCTAGGTGCTTTAGTTGAAGATTCTAGAATAGATTGCCAAATTCAGTGTCCTTCCCCCCTAAAAAAAGTCAAGGATACTAATTGCCCACCTTACCTGTGAAGCATTTTCCAGTGTTTCCCCCAATTTGTAATTAGGTTTATTGTGCTCATAATCTCACTAGATTTCTAGGTAAAGATAACCTTTTTTCAGTTATTCAACTGAAGCTTTAACTTCTCTATGTAGCTAATTTAATTTGCTAATTCAAACTAACCTTTATTTAAGGGAGAATCTGATGACTCCATTCTCCGGCTGGCAAAAAATGATGGCATTGTCTCAAAGTAAGTGAATTTGTCAAATTTGAACatactcttaaatttttttcctaggtatcattgttctcaataattttcctgtttcttctctTTAGGAACTTCTAATTGGAGAAATCTTGTGGAATATTTGtcttaataaatgagaaaaaccGTATGTGTATTGATTCATTTTATGGTTATATATTTTACCATTAAGAACTATGCTTGATGTGTTAATTTTAGACATTTTTCAATTGCCAACCTCATGTATAGGGATGGTTTGGATTTGTGAGAACCCTTAAGAGTACGTCTGAGAAAACAAATGATCATTTTAACCTTCACGTATCAAAAGCAAGTTTTATTTCACAGCATCTCAATTTCACAAATTCATTATCTTACTACTGAAAACAGACCAATTACAAGTGACTCAAATacaatgacattttaaaacaaaatagtttaCACAAGTTTACATTAACCTAGTGCAGTTGTGCTGAAAGAAAGCAGCACTACATGTTTATGGCCACAAACCCAAATACTTAAACACAGACAGCTCAAACATTCCAACATTTTTACCTTGAAAAGTTTTCAGATTTAATTTTGGTTTAAATATTGGCTTTGTTGCAATAATTCCATGCTACCACACAGTGGCAGCTATTAACATTACTAAAAAGGGTACATTTATTATAACAAGGCTTTTGAGCCAAATAGGTTATACAAAACCAATTTGGTagctaaaatttaaaactatgtatgtatgcatatatacacaaactTAAATTACTGTATTTGCCAACAGTTTGGTTATACAGAATATTTAGAGGAAAGTACCTAAAGTATATCTTGTAAACCATAGAGCAAATATTTGGGAATCAGACCCTTACAGTGCTTGtacatatattttgtaaataccCTTTTGAGTCAAGATTTCAATGGCATAACTTGTTTTTAAGAAGACTCAATGCACAGTAGGTATACATAATTTCAGTTACTGAAGCTAGCCAAACTGAGGTAATACCCAAGTTCAGACTGGCTCCCAAGTAAAGTAGATAAAGGGACAACCTTATGGGGGAAATAAGGTGCTTATGGAAATAGGATTGTTATTggctcatttaaaaataaacactggCCCATAAAAAGTATGAGTATAGCACAGTTCATACTTCCTATAGCTTCCATAATATGCTAATTCTAAAGCCAGCCATAGCTATACTGATAATATTAAAGGACAATTTTGATGGACAAAATGACAGATATATCTTGTATGCCAATTgttacctcccctcccccccatagtcAAATTACTTGTAGATGTTATGTGGTGTAACATCTTAGTTGAAAATTCGAATCTTAAGACAGTTGTTAGAGACTAGTAGTCTTGAGTGACATTTGAGAAAAGAACTGCATGGGGATGGTAAAGAGTGCAAATCCTGTAGTTATGTTCAAATATGTAGGCTTGATGGTATCTGGGTTAGCTATCACAATGTCTTAGCAAACATCAATTTAAAGACCTAAACTATTTGGTGGACCGAAATGATTGGCTAGTAAGTATTGCCCCTGCCTGGATTTGATTTTCTGATAGTACTGGTAACAAGTATTTTAAGTTTTCCCACGAGAAAACTTGTTTCAGAGCTTGTGTCAGCAATCTTCTCAACTGTGAAACTGAGCTATAGGTTTGTCATTTGAGCTAATTTTTCATTGACATATTTGATAAAGATTGACCTGAATACTGATAATGTTACttacaatttcattaaagataagtTTATGACCAGTTATCACTGCAGTATATATGGTATAAGACACTCAacatcaaatatttgaaatttgCAGCAGTTAAAGTCTAACTCTAACCTATGCCTTTACAAAAttgtatacacaattttatactGTGTGCAATATTTTAAATGTAGCCAAAAACAGGCAAAACTGAAGTTTTACAGTACTTTTAAGAGTAGCTATCCCTCTTTCTTTCCAGAGCATGGTAAGGTATTCAAGTTGATCTTAAGTAAATTCCTTAATCAAAAAATCcaattatttttgttctcttgCAAAAACCAAAATGAATGCCAATTTTCTCAATCACAATATTGCTTAGAAGAAACAAAATGTAAGAATCCGCAAGTAATTGTGGATCAAAGTGTTGCAAATTTTATCCAAACATTTGTATGGTGCTTCAGTTAAATATCTTTCCTACCTGACTCCTGACAATTACAGAAATATTGTACTTAAgtctaataaacatttgtttgGATATGCAACATGCCAGTTTCAAGAGGAACATCACAGTGGCTCACAATGCTTGGAAGAACAGAATtagtaaaaaaatacaattaaaaaattcaGATCTTGCTTCATTGGCTTACTTTGTAAAACTAATTGCTGACACTTGAGAGAACTGCATGCAGGAAGTACTGTGAAAAGTACTTTGCTTTGGGTGCTTAAAACAATGGCAGAGTCCATCCTGAAGTGACAAAAATAGCAAGTCACCCTTTTAGTCAATATACTTCAAAGTATGATTGCATGATGAGATACTTCTTAACATTTAACATTCTAAAATTTTAACCATTCCTTTATTTATGTGTTGTGTTTGACTTAGTGACCTCATGGACCACAggtatccatggggttttcttgacaaggatccTAGAGTGTTTGCCAtatctttctccagtggatccttttatcCATGTAGTAATGCTTAAATAAATTAGTAATTTCATCACTGATGAACCAATTGTTATAAGACCTAGAAATCTAGATCCCATTTTAGACTAATGCAGCTATGGAATTCTTTTCTGAATGCAAGGCAAATGCAGGTAAAGATAAAACTATAATTTCAGAATTTATAACTTATGCAACAAAAAGGTTCTGGTACCAGACCAGTTTTaggcacattaaaaaaaatgtgcatTTTGTTCACataaaaaaattcaggaaaaaaattcacataCCATTTGAAGACTTTTTGGAATGGGAATAATGTTCATTTTAAACAAGTAAAAACAAGATAAATATCTTTCAAAGGAACAATAGCATGACATCCTTTGAACAGAAGAATGAATAGCCACAGTGACAACTAGATTATGAATTATTTGTGCTTTAGTGTCTAAAGGAAATAATTCTTTCTGTGCCAACAAATCTGTTTTCACCCAACAAATACTCAACTATGCCACTATGAAAACATACATTTTTACTAACTGAAAGATGTGGTGTAATAGCACAGAAAAGATTTGTGGGAAGTGGAAGTCTTTcagcaataaagtattttgtaaatcttcCTGCCAACTAAATGGGACGCAGCTTTGGCTAGGACTGCTGGGTGAGACGTCTATAATGAGGTAAAACTTGGTTTTCAGGAAGGTAAAGGGCCAGTTCCAGAGCCACGAGCACTGTAAATTCAAATCCAATTAGATCTCTTCGGTTGAATCGGAATCGTTCTTCTAACTTCTGTATTAAATAAGAAAGACCAGGTTAGAttgtttatctccattttttcctgAGATCAAATTACCAGCCATTACTTTGCTCAGTTGTGGATGATACTTTTTcaggatgaaggaaaaaaaaccccactacgccccccccgccccccccaccATCCCCTTTAGTTTAAATCTGAAGACATTTGTATATTTCTgttaatgatttaaagcatttccAAAGCCTGAGAAGAACAATTAACAAATGCACAAACCACTGCCCTCTTTATGTTGTAAAGGATAAAAATCTATTAGTGTGAGACCAAATTGCTTCTAGCTGCTTTTTCAGGTGAAAAGAACATAGGTAtatgttcaaatttgatctttaGCTCTGAATTCTATGTCCTTAACACAAGAATTTTGAATGTCTCCTCATCTTCCCACAGCTATGGAGATCAGAAATTACACCCTAGGCAATGTCTGTTGCCCAGAAGTACAGGTGGAATTTAGGAAAATTTGTAGAAAGCATCCAATATGATCTAACTGTGAGAAACCAAAAGGTGGAATTGTCTATGGCCTTGGTACACTTCATACTCTTTACCATGAAAATAGGCTTCTGGTTGTACTTACATCAATAAGCTGCTTTACTTCATTTTTCCTGAGGTCACTGCTGATCTTTGCTGCTAGGAGCACACAAGCACCAGCACACAGTTTTCGGTTCTGCTTGTTTAGCTTGCCTTGTAAGACAAGCTTCTCAAAGTAAACATAAGCCATGGACACGGTAACTGGTTCGAGATTGCATTCTTCAGAGAGATTCCTCATTTCCCGTTTTAGGCTGTGTGTGTAAACAAAAAGTAAAGCATATTTTGGTCATGAAAGAACACAGATCCTAACAGATTTACAGATTCAGCAGTTTTAGAAACAAATAAGTGGGAGATAATACCTTCCCACAAGTACAAATGACTGTAGCCCAGTACTCAAGTTTTTCTTACCTTCTAATTTTACTCAAAGTGAGTTTGATGTGAGGAAACTTCTCTTTAAAAGTTTCATTCATGTCCTTTTTAAGGTCTGAAGGCTTCACATATTCTATCACGGTAGTCTGAAATAGAAAAGTTAGCCTATCATCTAAAGACACTTATATTTGAGCATTTACACCAGTTTAAAGCCCATTTACCCTTCAAGCCCCATCTCTGCACCTCCTACTGCCATAAAGATTATAGGTCCAGCTTCAAGTGTcagaatgaaatatttcactgttGAGTTATTTTCATGCCAATGCTTGTTAACAGGCCCAGGGTTATGCAAATAAATGTGTACAGTTTTCAACACCTTAAAATTCTTTTAAGGAAAGCAATTTTGGGAGACTTCCAACTGAAAAGGCAGCCTTAAAATTAAGGTCTGAAAGCAGGTGCAGTATATAGAATTATGCATGAGTTCTGTGCTGGTTAGAGgttaaataattgaataaaaagagGCAATATTATTGACTCCCAGACTGccaagaggcacaaaaattccactaatattttaaatttacaatCAATCTCTGAAACAAGTTTCTTAGCAAACTTCTAGTTATGTTCTTAATCTGAGGATGTAGATGGAACTGTTTGTTCAAAATGAATGCCATTGAAACAGCAGTGGCCAATAtttgtcaataagcattttttgagTGCCTACTAGGTGTGCTATAAACTATTCAAATACTGAGgcttcaaagaaaggaaaaccaaaaccaaTAAATGTCCTGGCTCTCAAGGAATCTACTTGGGGTGGGGGATGTCAACATGTGGATaactgtacaaacaagatataaaaagataagttggagataatcaacaggaAAATCAgtagcattaaggaggatgaagaatggtggaattttagctgggaatCCAGGCAGCAGAGATGgaggaaagaattccaggcatgggtgcAGACAGTGAAAATGCAGATTAGGGagatgggcagccaggtggctcaggggatagtgcaccaggtctagagatgggaggtctggttCAAATATGCActctcacacttcctagctgtgtgaccttgggcaaatcacttaattccaattgcctagtctttattgctcttctaccttggaatcaaagtgattctaagacagaaggtaaaggttttaaataaaatttttaaaaagagtagggTGATTGTTTCTAGGAAAATTAATTGGACTGTGGACTGGTGTGAGGAGACATTTGAGGTACTGGGAGACCAACTAGCAAGCTATCTCCAGGCAGGATGATTGCAATGT is from Gracilinanus agilis isolate LMUSP501 chromosome 2, AgileGrace, whole genome shotgun sequence and encodes:
- the RPS21 gene encoding 40S ribosomal protein S21, with translation MQNDAGEFVDLYVPRKCSASNRIIGAKDHASIQMNVAEVDKVTGRFNGQFKTYAICGAIRRMGESDDSILRLAKNDGIVSKNF